cgttatgccgttgattttgagttagattcagattgatcagattcagtgttgaattgggaatggaatattgatatcattattctcgatatgtcatttcagattgatagagacagtcttgaattcagaacttccaattcgtcagaccgagattacgaaagaaaggtataagtcaatgtggtaccgggagaacgactcgattatgatatacttgagtttccctaaatcacatacttattgttattatttacattgatttgaattgatatgcttgttctattgatttatagaatcatgtattagatgagtattagacgaatGATCTTatgacataagtgccgatagtgatggaatcgtcactggcacattgcacattgtcacaagatagtgaattggcgatattgccacagtctgtgacggataggtcaagacaccggatgtttggttatatcgattgaatagaattggagtttcttctattactgaattcgatataggaatgccaacgtctggaaatcgggatccctagactaggattgagtctagtttgagacgtggagtcacgagtctgattgacagttttatattgattatgtttcagattttgatacatattactgttatttgtttcatgctttatattgtttatatgattgcatgtttcgttgatttatactgggatgtatatctcaccagagttatccggctgttgtcgtgtttgtatgtgtgcatggcaacatgtgggacaggttcagggttgaggagatgaagagagatcgtgattagagtggagactacggactttgattagagatatggtttaaacacttgatatgtagtcgttaaaccttagttttgaatgattgtatatagtacaagacttgtactttaatactgataagtatgttagaatgtattccattacgttccgcatttaatactgtatttaaaaaaaaatttagatcttatttattataattgattaaattgtcccaatgatgattaaaaacatgattagcgttcgggtccccacagcacaCCCAGTAGCATTGATAATTGATGGGAAACGTCAGAAAAACGACGAAGAACAGCGTGTACAAAATCcgaaatcaaaacaaaatatgatataaaatatacgTTCGAAAAATAAGCATGAATTCATTATCGATTGGAAAAagcataaaattataaaacaattgaatgatCGACAAACATTGAACAAAAAAACGAACCTAAAATTTGGTAACATTTTGGATATTTTTAGAGATTATGAAAGATGAAGCAGTAATTAAAATGaatttgaatgatttttaaTCAAAGTATATGACGTTCGTGACTCGAGAAGAGAAAACACATACAGAAAGCTATAGAGTGTGTAATTGGATACTAATAACATGTAAAAAATTGAGTCTAAAATTTGGGTCTACAAATTATTAAAGGAAAACTGGATCAGCCAAGCATATAATAATAGCATacacaaattaaaaatttagacatAAATATATCTAGGGTGCCGGGAGACACAAatatgagaccgtcttacataagtttttgtcttagTTTAGGGTACATGGTATATTctttttgaaatatatatattttaaatttaaataaaaatttatatatattgtgtgCGATAACTATTATATTGTGGCAATGGATATACATATTTTAAACGCATTTCCAGTTCATTTTCTAACATAAAGCCAGCGTAGCACGAATTGAGCAGTGTAACATCAGCATGTTACGAAATTGGATCGAATCCCAAAAGAATGTTTGTATGATGGAAAAATTGCAATATTTGaagggatatatatatatatatatatatatatatatatatattatatgcaGCCTTTTTGTGGAGCCAACTATTGTCTATTTGCAATATAATAATTCCTCGATCAACAAGCAAAACTCATCGTAGTACATAGATTCACCTGcaaaatatttcattgatatGATAAGAATTAATTAATTCCACCTAGATATCAAGCTAGCTACGATTTATcagatatataattaattaatgaatatttaaatataatcttTCGTGGGTTCattctatttttattattatttttttaaattttgcgTCCCGAACCACTATAATTCCCCGTGTTTTGTGTTCTTGTTTTTCCTGTTTTCGGAAATATCGACTGAATGGGGGTGTTGAGTTGCGTGCATATACGAGGTCGAGTTTGGGAATCATTCACAACAATATATATTTCgaaaaattaataatgattCATTTCATAAAAAAAGAATTTCAGGGTGGACTtgctttaaataattataatgttCAGTTGTACCTGTGTTTGAATACTCTCCAGAGAACTCGACTTTGATACATGTCGGGAGTACCTACGGAGAACTTGAAGTCAAGGAatttattttttactttttattttcaataatattaTCTATGTTAACGTTTACCCGAACGTTTATAATTATTACATATTTCAAAGCTTAATTTTAAAAAAGGTTTTCTAAATAAAATGCTAATACCGCAGGGGCTTGAAAATAGGAGTTGATTTGAGtttgagctcgagctcgagttgtattatttttttcacgagttgagatcgactcgagtatagtattATTGTGACATTCGGAGTCGAAGGCCATATGTGGTCCATGATATGGGTGATTAATACTTGGAAAGCTAAAATCCCACCAATGAATGAGCAACGAGGAGCGTGAATAAATTGATTACACATTAGCATGAGagataaaagatttgatatataCTGCTCGTATCAATAAGATGAATATTTTTTCGGGAATTCGTAATTtcaaaactccaaagttaagcatgGGATAGTGATCAACCCTGAGGAGTTTCTGAAAGAGTGTGTAAGTGGAAAAAGTAAACTGAATAGACCAGTGTTTGCACAATAAAGATAGTTATCGAATACATGACATACAATTATGGCACTCAAGTCAAGTTGAGAGCTATACATATCGACATATTGAATGCTCTCATGAGGATAATTGGTTAAAAGGCAGTAATTAAAAAGTATGTGACTATGCATAAAGGATACCGAGCGATTACACACAATTCAAGCTGTGATAATTCAGCAACTGAGGCACaagatttatttaatataatggGATGGATCAAGATGTAATGATTCTTGTTCGAAAATGAATGtaaaaattcgagtgaaaactcCGAAGACAAAATAGAAGCATACTTTTTTTGAAACTCAAGAATGTTGGATAATCAGCAAACAAGGGCGATCCATAGGCGGTACAGATTTTAAGTAGTCAGGCTAAGTGTGCATGCCTGCGGCGTGTGTGTTGAAAGTTCTGTATACAGATAGAGAAGGAACGGCAGGTAAGACTACCCGTAAAATAGTAAAGTTCACGAGCATCGACAATGATGTAATCATGTAACTGAATAATTGGAAACTTTACATAACACTAGAACTGTAGAACATGAGCAGGAAACAAGCAGTAAAAAAGTTTGCAAATTCGATGGTTTCAACAAACCGAGGCTAAGTTTTGTCTAACACAAACCTAATATGTATATCAAACATAGCTCCTCCAGCAAAAAATACTCAAAAACTACTCGTATATTATCTTCTTATCCCATTGGGGTTGGGGTTCGACTGCAATCTGCATCTTATCTTTACACCAACTAATTCGACCTTGATAAATAGCCCAGATCGGCAAACCATCAAAAGGCAGGTAAATCCAGAAGGAAATACCCAACTATCCAACGATTGTCTTCCATATGACCCAATATACAGCTTTGTGGTGTTAAAAGAATTATAGGCAAATCACCTAAAACTCATATATTAAACATGGCAGCCATAAACATAGTAAACTTTGAGGTTTCACCAATTTTATATACAACACCAAATTCACGCACACCCAAATATCCAAAATCTATCatctttgaaaaaatattttacataataATCAACATTTTCTAGGCATAAGTTCAAAATTGTACCTTACCTCAAGATCGTTAGCCTTGAAGCAGAAATTCCACCTCCTCTCTCAAACCTCCTCCTCTCATAATCTGCATCATCTGTAGGTAACTCGTATCGACAAACAGGACATGTATTCCTACCGTGGAGCCACGGAAAAATGCATTCACCGTGGTATAAATGGAAGCAAGGCATCCTCCTCAACTTCTCCCCGACAGCAAACTCATCCATACAAACTGCACAAGAAACCACACGACTAATTTCCTCTAACTCCTTTGTAAACACCACCGAAGGCAGGTTCTCCACCACAGATTTAGCAGCCGGGGGACTACCCTTTGAAGCATTCTCATTCTCTACCAACTGCCCGAAAAGGGCATCATATTCCATCGCCAAAATATAATCTTCACGGTCCCGCAGATTGCCATGGGGAATCCCACTCTCCTCAACACCTTCTGCAGAATTTTCCAGCTCAAAATTCCTCTCCAAATTATTCATTGCCAACAGCACTTCCCATTCTATATTTCTTTCATCCTCTTCTCCCATATCACCACCTAACCTCGAATTTCCACTGTCCGAGGGAGAAATATCCGAAGAAACGGATATTTCCTCAATCCTATCAATAACAGAATTCAAATTCTCTACCTCATCAAAATGGAGTCTTTCACTCACCTCCTCCCATTCAAACTCTTCCCTCTCATTTGCGCTATGATAATTATCATTATTAACCTCAAAGACATCATCATAATTACCATCATCGTTGTTGAAAAAACCAGAATTTACCTCAAATTCTTCAGAATCCGACTCTGAATCCATGTCCACAACTCGAAGGCTCTCGTTTGTCCCAAGGCTCGGACCAAACCCGAACTCAAGTCCAGACTCGTCTACCGGTTCTGAATCAAACTCCCAGATCGGGTCCTCCGCCAAGTGGGTTTCACGCGATTCGAATAGATCTGTGACGAAATTCATCTGCTCCTCATCTTCTTCGCCCCCGAAGAACAAGTGATTAGGGTCCTCGTATTCAGAATCCAGGTTCTCAGCTGCGTTCACCTCGAAATCGAAGTTGAAGGAGCTCGTGTAATCATCCAAAAATGTGGGGTCTGATGGATTACCTGAAGAGGAGAAtgaatcaaaattcaaaaacaaaGGGTCGGGATGACGATAGAAttcttcttcctcttcttcctCTCCGGTTTCTTCTTGCAGAGACCCAGTCGTGGCGGTGGATGACACGGAGCGCCGGGAAAGCGGCAGCGGATGGTGGTTGAGGCGGTGTAGATTAGACACCTCCGCCATTACAGAAATTTGAGACGCGTCGTTATTGTCTTGAAAAATGTTCTCTTTGTTTTGTgataaaaacatataaatagtaaaaatacTAACATTTTAGACAGATCATATTTGGTATATTAAATAATGAATGCAAATAAATATTTGTATGATATTTCGCGATCCATAAATTTACAATGCAATGGCTCACAATGTTGTCTGCgacttttaaatgttaaattaattaaaataataataataattactaAGAGAAGGATTAGGGTCAACTTCTCAATTACATAAGCAGTAAGATTTAAATATTTGGACTGAAGCTGCCCTACGGCAATGACAAAAGAAACAATGAAATTCAAGGTCAGAATGATAAAATATAGCATTGAATTGCACTCGATGTTTCGATTTTCTTCATTGACAGATCATACAAAAGATTTATTACAATTCACTAACCAAGCAGAGCTGTTTCTTGGGATATTTCGGATGTACAAAAATTGCCAAAACATTACCTAAAATGATACATCACAAACATTTCCCTCTTGAACATATCGCGTTTAGGTGAATTAGTCTGAGTTCTTCGAATTTTGCTATTCACAGCGCTGGAAGAGAGAAGCCCCCAACAACGACATCACCATTACAAGAACAGCAACGGACACGTACTTGAAATTTAGCAGCTGACTTGCTTCTATGTTCCTCACGGGCTCGAGCTTGGAGGCGGATATGGATTGCTTCATCTTGATGATCTCACTTGTTGATGAATCTCCAGGATCGTTTCCAATCTAAAAAAagcaaataataaatattttgggTCAGAAAGATTGGATTTTATGCTATCTTagcaaaaagaaaagaaccATCCTACTTAAACTTTGGTGCGACACAAGAATCAACCAACTGTTCTTTAAAATGCAAATGTGGAACTAAGGAATAAAAGATTATGCCGCATATGATAAATTTGAGTTTTGCATATGAGCAGCTTAAAAAGAAAGTACTAATGGACCCCTAACTTCACCCCAATGTTGCTATATATCGAAGTGGAAAAGGATATGACAAGAAAGACCAAATGAATAAAAGACAGGCTCTAAACTGCGAAGTGAGTAAAATAACCACTGGAGAAGCTATTCACGCACACTTCGACTTGCATCTTTCCATACCAGAAAAATGGAAGTCCATCAAGGCTGATAACCCCAAACTCGTAAATGATAAAACACGTGGTATTAAGTAATAAACAGAATAATTACAACTGACGGACAAAGTAATAGAAGCACTAACCTGATAATCTGTAGCTGAAGACCCTGTTATGTTCTCTTCACTTTCATTTGCCGAGGTCCCATGTTTAACACTAAAATTGGAGACGTTCAATAATTTTGTGTCGGCAGCAGGGTTTTCAACCATATTGAATGAATTGTCCTCATTCATCTGCTTCAAATGCTTAATCATTACCTTTTTCCCTTTTGTTAAAGTTGAAATCTGAAACAATATAACAATGATAAATGAACAAGGAGGTTTATAAAACTAAAAGCAGAACATTGCTTCTCAAAGTTGAAAAGTAAAATAACCACTAATATCATTGCGCTTGTCCACAATAAGAATGACTAAAGTAGAGAAATATGTTTTCACTGCATGGAGGCGTATCCAACATAGCTTTTATGTTCTTGCCTCAATAACTTTTAGAGTTGCAGACTGAAACTAAGATATAgatgcctcatattcaattggAACTATATCAAGTAGACATGATATGGAGATCCACATCCACTGCTGTCTATGTAGGCAAACCTTGTAAAATTAACTGAAAATTTCACCGCAGACTGACAGCTTAAGACTTTCATGATGAAAACATCTGGACCACAGGGTAACATCTCCTTTAATAGAAACCAGAATTTTCTCACTAGTAACTCAGTCAGGAACCACCATGATAGAAAAATCAGAATGCTGACCTGCTTGTGAAGACGTTCCCTTTCAAGAGCCAACTGCACAACTAAATCAGCAATGGCTTTAGTATACATCCTAACATCTTTTACAGTCTCCTTCTTTGCATCATCAGCCTGATGCAAAGATGTTTCCAAGTGTTCCACTCTACCTCTTAGAAAATTAACTCCTCCAACGAGTTCGGCATTGGACTCTGACAAGGTGATGCACTTATCTTCAACACTCTCTGTCTGACTTTCGGCCTTTGAGACCTTAGATTTAAGATCTTTGATCAAATCTTCCATATCCTTGATCATGCTATTTAGCATATTTAGTTTCTCTTCACTAGCTTCAGCAGATGCCTCTGCATGTAGTCGCTTAATTTCGGAATCTTTTAACTGCCGCTCTAGTTGCTCCACCCTCTCAGTTGCATCAGCAATGTCACTTCTCAAGCGATCCAGGTCATTATTAAGCTCCATATTAGAGGCTCTAAGCAATTTACACTCAGATTCATAGCTCTCAACCCACTTTTCAGCTTCAGTGACTTTTTCCATTGTTTCGTCACTTATATTTTCCGTGTCATAAATCTTTGAGGAAGATTCTTCATTTAGTTCTGAAGTATCCTCGACAGAGTGCAGTTGAGCCTCATATTCGCTCAGTTTCTGCTCTACTAAATTAACCTTTTCCAAAAGTTCAGCCCTGCAATGCTCTGAGTGCAGTAAAGCAATGCCTTTTTCTTGCAATTGCTCATTTAAACCTTTACACTGAAATGTCAATTCTCCTTCTCTCTGAATATATCCATTTAAATTGAATTCTGCCATCTGAATTCTTCCAACTAGCTCATTCAAAATCCCCAACAGAATTTCTGAACCATTTTCTGCCACATACAGTCTTTCCCAAATAATTTCAGCTTCTTCTTCAAAACCGATGACTTCTTGTTGTAGCCTAATTTTTAAATCTTCCTCAATTTGTCTAGACTCGGTTAGCTTCTTCTCAAAATCCATTTCCCGAGCCAAAGACTTCTCCAGCATTCTCAAAATATTCCTCTGCTGCTCTGAAGTCTGCATTCTAATCTTTGTACTCAAATTAGAGAGGTCGCCATTTTCCAGACCTGCAAACTCCTCGTCATATTTCGCTGCCAATGATACCATCAGATTGTTAGACTATTAAAAAAGCAAATCAATTCCCAAGAAAACGCAATTACAGAAGACGCTTCAGGACTGCTGTACTAGGGATGCGATGGTAGCCTGAATAAAAAACCAAAAAGATTCCCTCTATTTATAATCAAGGCTGAAATCCCAGCAAATATTGCTAAAATATGCACATCGCAAACTAATTATCGAGCCACAATATTGAATCCTATGTTCAAAAGTTATAAAAAGAGGGGGAAATGAGGAAAAAAATATGAGAAAGTGACGAAcatacatttttcattttcagaAGAAGTTGACAAGATCCTCTGGAAATTGGCAGATTGCACTTTCATGTCTGATACCTGTTTAAATGACAGCTTCAGGGATTCCTCACAGTCTCGCAACTTTTCTTCCATTTCCCTAAAACCATCACCAAGCTGCTTGAATGATGATATAACCTTTCCGGAAGTAACAACATCAGTTTGAAGATCCAATAGAAAAGTATCCAGTTCTCTGATTTCAGCGTCCAAGAATCCATATAAAAGGTCAAATTGAAATGCTTTTTCATCTGAGCCTTCCAGTGTACGCTCCCCCTCCAAAGCAAAAGCCTCAAAATCATTTTCCCTTGAAGCCACATGCATCACAAGTATATCCAAATTAACCAACTTTTCAGAGCAACATGCTAAATCTAACTCAACCCTTGTTAAAGATTTTGCTGCGCTATCTAGCTCTTCAACGATGTCTCCATGAGATGAAACAACTTCAAGTGAATCCACATTATTTGATTCAACTTCCATTTCACCAGAACCGACAAAATCAACAGCTGCAGATCCATCTTGAATGGTATCGGAACCCATTTCAAGTCTTCTAGTCAGTTTTTATTAAAGTTTAGACCCTGTAAAATTGAgcttttatcaaagtttagaccCTGTAAAATAGAGCTTATACATCTTTTCTGAACAAAGGCGAAGTATGATTCAACAGATCAATCATAATGAGGAGTCATGTGGAGTGGATGAGACCCTTAAAGAAAACTACTCGAAGTTCAGCCAAACTACGCACTCACAATGTTTTTAATAGAtgggtttaaaataaaaaaactaataTAAATTACACGGGCTTCATATTACATGAAGAGGATTGCAAGTACTTTGCTTTTGTGTTGTGTAGTTTTATTATGAATGGTGAACATACAGGCTAAAGCGTTGCGAAATAATCGGCGTAAGAATTTACCATGTGTTGCTCGTGGTTAGAGTTACACGGATGCTGGCCAATTCAGCTTCTACACCTTAAAAGATGAAACTGTGTGAAAAGCAAGAGAAGCAGACGAAATGAACGAAAATCAAAAGTTTAAACTGTGTACAGGGAAGAAGTGAACAGATGAGCTTAGCAAATCATCATAATCGACTTTCACTTAGCTttactttcagatttttttttttacatattttcATAACCAACATCAGCCCCTAAAATCTTGACGCAATCTTGGCAGCTGTCTGATGAAACTTGCTGCCTGATCAAACCACGGTGTGTACATGTGAAAGTCCCtccataaaaattcaaaaaaaaaaatcataatttctcTAACTAAGAAACCTTAATTCCAGAAAGTACACCCAGTCGACCCTGAGTTCTCTCACCCTCACCACCAGACACCAGATTGCCCTAACTTTTCACCAATCAAGAAACCTTCATAACAGGGAGCCCAAAATCCCATCTcaagttctcacacacacacaccgagTCTACAACATGAAAAAAGTACCATTCACATCTCCCACAACACTCAAATCCACATTATCTCGCACAACTTCATTAATTTATGGTTCCGTACGGCATCACGTTGATCCATAATTCTGAACCCTTCCATCAACTTATGCATGATCAAATACTAAACATGTCTTTTATTAATTTCCATTTGATTATCAAAGACACCAAGAAAAGATCAGAAATCGAATTTCCCCTTGCTTATGCACGGGTACAACGAAACCAGCGAAATTCAAACCTCAAATTGGGGGAAAAATCACTTCGAACGTCGGAGAACAGAACCAA
The sequence above is a segment of the Primulina tabacum isolate GXHZ01 chromosome 6, ASM2559414v2, whole genome shotgun sequence genome. Coding sequences within it:
- the LOC142549932 gene encoding WPP domain-interacting tail-anchored protein 1-like, whose translation is MGSDTIQDGSAAVDFVGSGEMEVESNNVDSLEVVSSHGDIVEELDSAAKSLTRVELDLACCSEKLVNLDILVMHVASRENDFEAFALEGERTLEGSDEKAFQFDLLYGFLDAEIRELDTFLLDLQTDVVTSGKVISSFKQLGDGFREMEEKLRDCEESLKLSFKQVSDMKVQSANFQRILSTSSENEKSKYDEEFAGLENGDLSNLSTKIRMQTSEQQRNILRMLEKSLAREMDFEKKLTESRQIEEDLKIRLQQEVIGFEEEAEIIWERLYVAENGSEILLGILNELVGRIQMAEFNLNGYIQREGELTFQCKGLNEQLQEKGIALLHSEHCRAELLEKVNLVEQKLSEYEAQLHSVEDTSELNEESSSKIYDTENISDETMEKVTEAEKWVESYESECKLLRASNMELNNDLDRLRSDIADATERVEQLERQLKDSEIKRLHAEASAEASEEKLNMLNSMIKDMEDLIKDLKSKVSKAESQTESVEDKCITLSESNAELVGGVNFLRGRVEHLETSLHQADDAKKETVKDVRMYTKAIADLVVQLALERERLHKQISTLTKGKKVMIKHLKQMNEDNSFNMVENPAADTKLLNVSNFSVKHGTSANESEENITGSSATDYQIGNDPGDSSTSEIIKMKQSISASKLEPVRNIEASQLLNFKYVSVAVLVMVMSLLGASLFQRCE
- the LOC142549930 gene encoding uncharacterized protein LOC142549930 isoform X1; translated protein: MFLSQNKENIFQDNNDASQISVMAEVSNLHRLNHHPLPLSRRSVSSTATTGSLQEETGEEEEEEEFYRHPDPLFLNFDSFSSSGNPSDPTFLDDYTSSFNFDFEVNAAENLDSEYEDPNHLFFGGEEDEEQMNFVTDLFESRETHLAEDPIWEFDSEPVDESGLEFGFGPSLGTNESLRVVDMDSESDSEEFEVNSGFFNNDDGNYDDVFEVNNDNYHSANEREEFEWEEVSERLHFDEVENLNSVIDRIEEISVSSDISPSDSGNSRLGGDMGEEDERNIEWEVLLAMNNLERNFELENSAEGVEESGIPHGNLRDREDYILAMEYDALFGQLVENENASKGSPPAAKSVVENLPSVVFTKELEEISRVVSCAVCMDEFAVGEKLRRMPCFHLYHGECIFPWLHGRNTCPVCRYELPTDDADYERRRFERGGGISASRLTILRTFNTHAAGMHT
- the LOC142549930 gene encoding uncharacterized protein LOC142549930 isoform X2, which gives rise to MFLSQNKENIFQDNNDASQISVMAEVSNLHRLNHHPLPLSRRSVSSTATTGSLQEETGEEEEEEEFYRHPDPLFLNFDSFSSSGNPSDPTFLDDYTSSFNFDFEVNAAENLDSEYEDPNHLFFGGEEDEEQMNFVTDLFESRETHLAEDPIWEFDSEPVDESGLEFGFGPSLGTNESLRVVDMDSESDSEEFEVNSGFFNNDDGNYDDVFEVNNDNYHSANEREEFEWEEVSERLHFDEVENLNSVIDRIEEISVSSDISPSDSGNSRLGGDMGEEDERNIEWEVLLAMNNLERNFELENSAEGVEESGIPHGNLRDREDYILAMEYDALFGQLVENENASKGSPPAAKSVVENLPSVVFTKELEEISRVVSCAVCMDEFAVGEKLRRMPCFHLYHGECIFPWLHGRNTCPVCRYELPTDDADYERRRFERGGGISASRLTILR
- the LOC142549930 gene encoding uncharacterized protein LOC142549930 isoform X3, translated to MFLSQNKENIFQDNNDASQISVMAEVSNLHRLNHHPLPLSRRSVSSTATTGSLQEETGEEEEEEEFYRHPDPLFLNFDSFSSSGNPSDPTFLDDYTSSFNFDFEVNAAENLDSEYEDPNHLFFGGEEDEEQMNFVTDLFESRETHLAEDPIWEFDSEPVDESGLEFGFGPSLGTNESLRVVDMDSESDSEEFEVNSGFFNNDDGNYDDVFEVNNDNYHSANEREEFEWEEVSERLHFDEVENLNSVIDRIEEISVSSDISPSDSGNSRLGGDMGEEDERNIEWEVLLAMNNLERNFELENSAEGVEESGIPHGNLRDREDYILAMEYDALFGQLVENENASKGSPPAAKSVVENLPSVVFTKELEEISRVVSCAVCMDEFAVGEKLRRMPCFHLYHGECIFPWLHGRNTCPVCRYELPTDDADYERRRFERGGGISASRLTILR